From Candidatus Nanohalococcus occultus:
AACAGTATTTAGATGAATGGAGTGGCTTAAACTATAAGATAGAGGAAAACATCGGCTCAACTAACTTAGCATCGCTTTACTCTCTTTTCACACAACGTGATCATCATATCGAAGATATGCTTAACAGAGACTTTATTTGTAGAGGCTATATCAGTTATGATAAGAAGGCTCTTGATAGATATGTCCGTGTGAAGTTTCTTAGGCGTTTTACGGGTTCTGGAGGCATCTTGAGTTCTTTGTTCCACCGGAGAGCCGGAGAGTTCTATGGCTTCCCCGAACAAGACATCAATGCTTTCATTTACTCGAACGCAGAGGGTTTAAATCGGAAAATAATGGAGCTTAGGGATCAAGATATCAGACGTATTTCCTCTGAAGAGTCTTTCGATAAATACAGCGGTAGCGGTCTAGATGCTAATGATAAATCGGTTTTTGTACGTCTCACACACCATGTTCTGGCTGATAGGCAGGATTCATTTGAAAAGCAGCTGGATCTCGTTAAAAAACGAGAGAAAGCAGCTGAGGAAATCGGTGTAAAAACAGAAGACTATCTTTAACTCTCTAAAAAACCGCTGTAAAGGTGAAGACGCCGTAGCTACATACCGCTGCGATTATAGGCGTGAGTATCCACATGGTCACTACCTGGCTGATAGTATCCGGATCGAAAAGTTTCTTATCCGGTATATCGCTTTTGGATTCCTCTCCTATCTTTTTGCCCTCATCAGCTTTCAGGGCTGCGGTCTTCATCTTCGGTTTCTCTCCTTTAACCGCGTCTTTGACCTTTACCGTTCTCGAGGCACGTCCCCAGCCAAGACCGGTAATACACATAGTGGCTGATATTGCCAGACTGGCAGGTATACCCATTAAAGACAGCACTGTGATGATCGAGGCGGAAACTGTTGAGACAATCAAAGCCGCGAGTAAAGGCATGTCAGTGATTCCCTCTCCCACCGTATCAAGGGTTTTCCGGGCAATTGTGAAACCTCCTACGCTCATTGCTCCGATAGCTATGATAACTCCTGTTTCAACGTTCATGTTTGCCGCCGGGCTTCCGATTAAAGGCGCTACAGCGTTCGCTACGTTTGATGCGCCGGCGGAAAAAGCCATGTAACAGGCTATTGAAAGAACAAGTGTGCTGCTGAAAAGCTCCTTGATGCTTGTACCTTCTCCAAGCCGTATAGGTCTCTTTGAAAGGCTTAGCTCGAGGAGTTTCCCGTCCGACTGATCTATACTGAACTTCCTGTCCAGATGTACGTAAAGGTAACGTCCGATAAGCCCTCCAACCAGAAATGCCACAGCCGGTGCTACAAGCCACCAGGACAGAATTTTCCCCATAACCTCCCAGCGAAGCGTACCGGTAGCTATACCAAGCCCTGCGATCGATCCAACCGCAGTCATCGATGTCGAGGCCGGTACGCCGGAAAGATTCGATATCAGAAGACTGAGTCCTATGAAAAACAGTATTAATACGGAAGCAGTCAGGCTGAACTGGGATGCCGGCACGATCTGCCCTCCCATTGTTTCAATAACTTTTCTTCCAAGAGTCCATCCGCCGATTAAGGCAAAGACCGTCATCAGAGCGGCAGCTCCATGCTTTGATACGAGTTTGCTGCCTACGGAAGGTCCGAAAGCGACTCCGGTAGAAGAGCCTCCGATGTTTATGCCGACAAATACTGCGGCCAGTATGCCAAGCCCTATCAGAATCTCGGACATTACTCGGCGATCGGCCCGTTTTCAAACATTCCGTGGTACATTAAACCCATTGAAACAGCTGCTCCCGCTCCGAACGTGTACTGGAGAGGGAAGCTGGTCAAAACTCCGGCCGTGGCGCCTGAAGCCAGGCTAAAAGTCATCCCTGCCAGAATTTTGTCGTAGTATCCTAAGTCTATCTCTATATCCATAGCAAAATTAAAACCTCCTAGTAAACCTTAACTCGCGGAATATATGTAAAGTTTTCGGACCCCCAGTTTTTCCGGCTGTTGACTCAGGAAAACTGTGTTAAATGCGTCCAGCCAGTCTGAGACGACACTTCTATAAGACTAAGTATGTAACAAATTACAAGGATGGATTTGGAATCGGATATAGAACACCTCTCTCAGTACAGAGCATCAGGAGATGAAAACTACAACGCCAAAGCTGTTTTCAGTGAAGTCGATGTAGGTTTCGAGATCAGAAGCTACGATGAGAAAAACGTGTATGACTGGAGGACGGAGATGGGTTTCGAGGATATAATTGAGGCGGTTGAACCCAAACATCCTCTCGTAGTTGACCCTGCTGTAGAAAAAGTTGATGAAGACGGCTATATACGGGCAGCAGGTTTCGGTAAAACTCTAGGAAATGATACAGTTTATGATCCAGTCAGAGTCTGGCGAGAAGGCCATGATTGGGACGAACACAGCATGTTACAGCTGAACGTCGGTGACGGCAACATATTCCTTGAGAGAAAGCCTGGCAAGAAAAACAGGGTGACTGTACACACAGTCAGAGACAATTCCGACTTGTTTGAAACGTTGTTTCCAAAATCCGTTGACTCTGAGAAAGCCCAAGTGCTTCTGGAAGATGCTGAAAAGTACACTGAAAGTTTGTGAAAATAGAAAAATAATTTAGTTGGAAGCCTTCCGGCTTCGCTTAAGCGGTTTAAAGAACCTTGACGTTTGTCGCTTTTGGTCCTTTATCGCCTTCTTCCTGATCGAATTCGACTTCTGTTCCTTCTTCGATTGAGTCTCCTTCAATCTCTGAAACGTGGAAGAAAATATCGTCGTCTGCTTCGTCAGATTCGATGAATCCGAAGTTCTTCTGGCTCTTGAAAAGAGCAACTTTACCTTTCATAAAAAATCAACACCTCCTCTTAATCAACAATTGCTACCGTACCTTTATATGGTCATTACGTCTGCGCTTCAATGTTTGAGGTTCGGCGAACAGAAGGTATCTGGCTTAAAAACAAGCAAACGGATATTTAGAGTTATGAAAAGAACTTTAGCACTTCTCACAGCCATATCTATTCTGATAGGCTCTACTGCCGGATTAGTCGGCAGCGGGAACTCCGGAGACATGAGTATAACGGCCGCATCCAGTTCTTCAACGTCCGTAGCTACAGACGGGAATGGAACCTCTTACCGTGTCGATATAACACAGGTCAACCAGTCAGCTACCTTGACGAACGAATCCGTATCGATGACGAACAGGACTGAGAACTCGGTCAGTTTCGAGGGTTTCATCCAGTCCCCGACGCCTTGTCACACCTTGACACAGGATGTATCTAAGAACCAGAGCTTACTGGAGATCGACATAGATCTTGAAGATTCTGGTGAGGTTTGTACTCAGCAAGTCGTTATGAAAGAGTATGAAGGCCGTGCCGAGATGGATGACCTCTCAGAAGTCGTTGTAAAACACAGAGGAGAGACGATGGCTGTCTTTGAGACCGAGGAAAGTTCTACGGAAAACAACGAAGAGGATGAAACACAAGGCAGCTTCAGAAAGCTCATGAGCTGGCTTTCCAGCCTTTTCTAATTTATTTTACGTTCGCCAATTCGAGGGCGAACGGGTTCTTAGTAGGATCTTTGAGATCGAACAGGTCTTCTTCCGGGCCGTATGTAATCCCCATCTGATCTCCGCCCCATACTGATGTTCCTCTGAAACGTTTGTGTTTTTTGTCGACACGGAAATTGTAGCCAGAGATGTCAGGATTTTCCTTGCCTATATAATCTTCTGCCCTATTTACCTCCCGAGCGTTTTCCGGGTCAATGTGTTTTTCCATGTATGTGTCTTTGTTTTGAGCCATATGTAGTGCTACAAGGCCTTCTATTGAGCCTATATCTATTTTATCGCCGTGTTTATCTCGATGTGCGGGAAGTCTCTGAGTCCTGACGTAAAGAGAGCCATTGGTTAGATCAACAGTGTCTGCTCTGATCTCTGAAAGATTGTTTTCTATCAGCTCGTTCTTGTGAGCAGGATATTTCTGGGAAATGTTTCCTTTTAGCGCATCCGGGTCGATACCGAACATTACAGGCTCTAACTCCTCCTCGGATCGGAGAGAATCCCACCTTTTCAGAAGAGAACGGTACATACGCCCTGTTCGTTGTGCGTAGTTTATGGCTTCTTCCTCAGAGAACCTTCCTTCTTCATAAAGCTTTCCTACAGACACCCCTTTGTATCTCCATTCTGAAGGCTCTGCGTCCGTCAGTTGCTTCCCTATAATGTCGTGTAACTGAGTCTTAGATTTCTGTTCAGCTAGTTCCTTTCCTAGTATGTCGTTCTCTACAGATTCGTGGATATCTTCTATAGTAGGCGTACTTGTCTCGGCGTAGAAAAGACTTATTACCGGTGCCGCACTAACACTGACCTGCGGTAGAGAGCTATACTCGCCTGTATCTCTATTACCTGTCTCCCTCGAGCCTCTAAGAGCATTATCTTCCAGTATTGTCTCTAACGGGTTATCGGATTCGATCACGTTTGCTGTACCATGGAAGAACGTTGAGGCATATACCTCTGGCCTCTCAAGAACATCGGTTGCTACTGTGTCAAAAACTTCGAGGTTCTGCCTTCCTTCATCTGTCTCCGGTTCAAGACGGCGTCCCCAGTCCCTCCAGCTTTCAAGAGTCGTTAGCGCCCCATCAAATGTCGAAAGACCTCCTAATCCATACTGCCCGACTCCTCGGGATTCATCCCTCCACTCAAGGTCGCCTTCTTTTCTGTTCGACAGACCTGTTGAGTCATTGGGTTCTCCAAGACTGTTTGGGTCGTCATCTAATCTTTCTAAAATCTCATCTAACTTGCTCCAGTCCCGAGCCATGTATTACTATAGAGTCACAAATATATATTTGTTTCCTCCTCGGGAACTTTGGAAGAGATTAGTTCGTCGAAACGATCTCTATGACGTCCCTGTGGCTCAGTTTGTGGTCGGCGCCGATCTGGCGGTTGTCCCGGCAGTCAATTCCGTTGAGGAATCCTTCTCCCAGATCCGAGTGGATCGTGTATGCAAAGTCTTCTGCGGTCGCATTCTCCGGTACCAGAAAACAGTCCGGTAAGATGTTTCCGTGTTCGTCGCCGAGTCCGTCGGCTCCGCCGGGGAAAACCGCCATAACGCCGAGCTGGTCGAAGAGTGCGGATTCCAGTGCTTTCTGAACACCGGTTCCGTCAAACTCCTCGATGAAATCTCTGATCTTCTCCAGTCCTTTTTCCTGATCTTCAGAAATATCTGCTTTGATCTCGAAGCCGTCTTCTCCGGGTATGTACTCGATCGCGTCGTTTTCATCGGCGTTTTTCAGTGCTTTTTCTGCGTGGGCAGAACAAGGTATGAACTCGAGGTCCTCGTAGGCAGGGTCGTTGGTGATCTCCTCGAAGTTTTCCTGGGAGACTTCTTTGTCCATCTTGTTGGCTGCGATAATCATCGGCTTGGTTTCTTTCCGGATCGCACGCGCTAACTCGAGTTTGTCGTCTTCATCCCATGTATCGGGATCTAACTCGAGGTCTTCTCTAAGTATTATCTGTTTCAAACGGTTTTTGTTTATCTTGAAGGCGCTCATCTGCTCGGCTAGCTCTTCTTCGAGTTTCGCGTCTTTCTTGTTGTGTTTTCCGGCGAAACGTTCGATTCCTTTCTTCAAGATTCCAAGGTACCACTGGTCGAGTTCATCTGTCAGAAACTCTATGTCCTCCCGTGGGTCGTGGCCTTCGGTTGGCTCTCCTTCGATATCGGTTTCCCCTGAGAAATCTACTACATGGATCAAGACATCGGCTTCGTTCAAGTCTGTCAGGAACTTGTTTCCCAGTCCTTTTCCTTCATGCGCTCCGGGGATCAGCCCTGCGACATCGACGAGTTTTACGGGTACGAACCGCATTTCGTTCCGGCAGAAACCTGTGTTCGGATCACATGTCTCTCCGAAGTCGGGTGCGGCGCATTTGACACGTACGTATGCTTCGCCGACGGAAGGATCGATTGTTGTGAAAGGATAGTTTCCTTCCTTTACAGTGTTCATCGTTGCTGCGTTGAAAAACGTGGATTTTCCTACCGATGGCTTTCCGACAAGACCGATTTTGTAAGGCATAGGACAGTTTAACGAGTCAAGACTTAAAACCTCCAAACTGTTACCACTAACTCATATATACGTTTGTGAGTATGTGGTCATGTAGTCTTGTCTATGGATGAACTTGAACCTGGAGAAAACAGCGGCTATGAGCCGGTCGTAGAATCGCTTGAAAGCCACTGGAGTCAGGACAACACTCCCGGAGAGAGACATCTGAAATCCTGTATAACTTCCATCTCACAGTATAGGGATGAACTGTATGATGCCGTAGAAAAACTTGGGAACTGGAGTGATGAAGGAGAGTTCATGTACGGAGTATCAAATACGAAGGCTAAACGCCTAGTTGATAAAGCCGGTCTTCGGAAAGAAGACACGCAGAATATAGGCAGGGCGATGAAAGGCCTGACAATTCTAGACGGAACTGGTGTCTGTATATACGGAGATCGGGACAAGAATACCGGGCGTAACGGCACGCTTTACAACATAGAGGATGTTAACATAAACAGTTTTGAGAAGGTACTTTCCCAAATCGAGGAGTTCTGCCAGGATAAAAAATAGTATGTACCCACCACACAAGTTCATAAGTCAGTTGGGATTCAATCCTTAGGTTATGAGAAAGTTAAAACTCCCGGGAAGAGACCAGACGTTCCGTAGGCTGTCCGAACAGGACATCAGACTGATCGAGAAAGTTGGAATACCTGAAATACAGAATCAGGCCCGGAAGATAATTGAAAAGAAGCTGATGGTTCAGCCGGAAAACGACGGCAGGCAGACACCGAAAGCCGGACACCCGGTCTACAAGGCAATGCATGCGTGTAACGTCCAGTCCCGGAAAAGCCTCTCGCTTTCCCACAAGATACCGGCCGGTAAAGAACTGGAAGAAACCTACATCGAATCCACCACCAACCTTGTTATGCGCTGGATTGTAAGAGAGTACAACTTCTACCAGAAAGAACGGGAAGACCGGCAGAGAAACCTCAGCGAGTTCAACTAACGACAGACTTCTGACTAAAGAGTTGTTACTCGAAAGTATTAAAAAAGTTTGTGCGAAGACAGTTTTCCATGAACTTTAGAGACAACCGTCTAGGAGATCTGGCCAAAAAAGCCTATCAGACAGCTACGTCGTCCGGTGAAGACAGAGGCGAGCAAGAAACACTGCCTTTTTCGTTTATTGAAGACGAGGAGGTACAGAGTGAAGCCGTTGGATATGCTAAAAGAGGAAATTACGAAGGTCTAGCCGAAGTGGCGGAAGACAATGGTTTCGGTATCGGAGAGTTTGCCTCGGATTACATAAATGCTCTAGAAACTGTTGCGACTTCCCACTTGGATAGAGCGCACCGTAATGAAAAGATGGCTGATAAATTCTTGGAGAAAGCGGAAGATGCGGCAAGAAGGAAGGCGGATGCCTCCAGCGCCACAGATAGAGATATTTCGAGAGTGAAAGGAACAGCTGCGCTTAAACCTGCCAAAGCTTCTATAGAGTATCTATGTGAAAGCGATCCTGAGAAACCAGGCCAGGTACAGGACAGAAGAACTGCGTTCAAAACCATCACAATGGCGAAGAACTTCGCTTCTCATTATGGACTAGAGGAGAAAGTCGAGAGCTACGATTCTTTGCTTGATACAATGATGGAAAAGGATAGGCAAATGGGTATGAACTTCGGCCGTAAGAAAGCCGGGCAATTCAACCAGTTTAGTCAGTTTCTAAGCAGCGACGACTACTAGAAAATATGGTGGACAGGTTTTCCCGCCCTCTTTTTATTCCGTGAGTTTTTCAACCGCCTCATCCTTACCGATGTTTTCCTCTTCTCCGGAATCCATGTGCTTGATCGTTACCTCATCGTTTTCCAGGTCGCGTTCCCCTACAATCAAGACTCTTTTCGCGTTGATCGAATCAGCGTACTCCAGCTGGGAGCCGAATCCTCTTGAGGATAGATCGGTCTCAACCGTCAGATTTTTCTCTCTCAAGTCTTTAGCATACTCCATTCCTTTGTCCTTGACAGAGTCTGAAACTGTCAGTACGTACACATCTGTCTCAACTTCTTTCAGCGGCCAGCGATCTTCCTTTTTCAGCAGTTCGATTGTAGTCGAGTATCCGAAGGCGAATCCTACTGCCGGAACGTCTTGACCTCCGAACATGCCGACGAGATCATCGTAACGTCCTCCGCCGAAAAGTGCGCGTAGTTCTCCTTCCGAGTCAAATGCCTCGAAGACCAAACCGGTATAATAAGCCAGTCCGCGGACGATCGAGAGGTCAAGTTCAACCATCTCGGCGACTCCATAGGCCTCAAGGGTCTCAGAAAGAGCCTCCATTCTATCGACTGCCTCCTGTGCGTCTTCCGGTGCTTGCTCACGTAGCTCGGATATCTGTTCGTTGATCTGACCCGAGATACTGGTTATCTCATCGACCTGTTCGGCCTGATCGGCTTCAAGACCTACATCAGTCAGTTCGTCAATGAACTCCTCAGAACCCATTTTTTCCTTATCATCGATGACTTTCATCGCCTGCTCGGTTTTCTCGATTCCATGTGCCTCGAGAATTGATTCAAGCAGATTTCTGTCGTTTACCAAGAAGTTTACTCTATCATCCAGATCCAGCTTTTTGTAGATCGTTGCTCCGGCTGCAAT
This genomic window contains:
- a CDS encoding inorganic phosphate transporter, yielding MSEILIGLGILAAVFVGINIGGSSTGVAFGPSVGSKLVSKHGAAALMTVFALIGGWTLGRKVIETMGGQIVPASQFSLTASVLILFFIGLSLLISNLSGVPASTSMTAVGSIAGLGIATGTLRWEVMGKILSWWLVAPAVAFLVGGLIGRYLYVHLDRKFSIDQSDGKLLELSLSKRPIRLGEGTSIKELFSSTLVLSIACYMAFSAGASNVANAVAPLIGSPAANMNVETGVIIAIGAMSVGGFTIARKTLDTVGEGITDMPLLAALIVSTVSASIITVLSLMGIPASLAISATMCITGLGWGRASRTVKVKDAVKGEKPKMKTAALKADEGKKIGEESKSDIPDKKLFDPDTISQVVTMWILTPIIAAVCSYGVFTFTAVF
- a CDS encoding cold shock domain-containing protein, which produces MKGKVALFKSQKNFGFIESDEADDDIFFHVSEIEGDSIEEGTEVEFDQEEGDKGPKATNVKVL
- a CDS encoding redox-regulated ATPase YchF; this translates as MPYKIGLVGKPSVGKSTFFNAATMNTVKEGNYPFTTIDPSVGEAYVRVKCAAPDFGETCDPNTGFCRNEMRFVPVKLVDVAGLIPGAHEGKGLGNKFLTDLNEADVLIHVVDFSGETDIEGEPTEGHDPREDIEFLTDELDQWYLGILKKGIERFAGKHNKKDAKLEEELAEQMSAFKINKNRLKQIILREDLELDPDTWDEDDKLELARAIRKETKPMIIAANKMDKEVSQENFEEITNDPAYEDLEFIPCSAHAEKALKNADENDAIEYIPGEDGFEIKADISEDQEKGLEKIRDFIEEFDGTGVQKALESALFDQLGVMAVFPGGADGLGDEHGNILPDCFLVPENATAEDFAYTIHSDLGEGFLNGIDCRDNRQIGADHKLSHRDVIEIVSTN
- a CDS encoding DUF4186 family protein, translated to MRKLKLPGRDQTFRRLSEQDIRLIEKVGIPEIQNQARKIIEKKLMVQPENDGRQTPKAGHPVYKAMHACNVQSRKSLSLSHKIPAGKELEETYIESTTNLVMRWIVREYNFYQKEREDRQRNLSEFN
- the hisS gene encoding histidine--tRNA ligase, producing the protein MTEEIKGLKGFYDRYPEDWASWRKLIDTVENTAKEFGFREINAPSVEKADLYRVKSGEELMDQMYNFKDKGGREISLIPEQTPTRARLVQQRKDLKSPIKWFDTSKRWRYENVQRGRDREFFQTDFDVFGVDSVEADAEVIAAGATIYKKLDLDDRVNFLVNDRNLLESILEAHGIEKTEQAMKVIDDKEKMGSEEFIDELTDVGLEADQAEQVDEITSISGQINEQISELREQAPEDAQEAVDRMEALSETLEAYGVAEMVELDLSIVRGLAYYTGLVFEAFDSEGELRALFGGGRYDDLVGMFGGQDVPAVGFAFGYSTTIELLKKEDRWPLKEVETDVYVLTVSDSVKDKGMEYAKDLREKNLTVETDLSSRGFGSQLEYADSINAKRVLIVGERDLENDEVTIKHMDSGEEENIGKDEAVEKLTE